In a genomic window of Capillibacterium thermochitinicola:
- a CDS encoding FAD:protein FMN transferase, whose translation MWGGNIRAIGGKPDREGVKPWKIGIKNPDPESPVSELCNVLIEGKSVVSSGSYERYYTVNGTRYHHIIDPNTLMPAAFFTNVTVICPDSGLADALSTALFNLPLDKGRELVASLDGVEVLWVTVSGDIIYSEGFGAYLAEKNW comes from the coding sequence GTGTGGGGGGGGAATATCCGGGCGATCGGCGGCAAACCGGACCGCGAGGGGGTCAAGCCCTGGAAGATCGGGATTAAAAACCCGGATCCGGAAAGCCCGGTGTCCGAGCTGTGCAACGTGCTGATCGAGGGAAAGTCTGTTGTGTCGAGCGGTTCATATGAGCGTTATTACACCGTCAACGGGACAAGGTACCACCATATCATCGACCCCAACACCCTGATGCCAGCGGCCTTTTTCACGAACGTGACGGTGATCTGCCCCGACTCGGGGCTGGCGGATGCGCTGTCGACGGCGCTCTTCAATCTGCCCCTGGATAAAGGAAGAGAACTTGTGGCCAGTCTTGATGGGGTGGAAGTCTTGTGGGTAACGGTAAGCGGCGACATCATTTATTCTGAAGGGTTCGGCGCATACCTGGCAGAAAAGAATTGGTAG
- a CDS encoding DUF421 domain-containing protein — protein MNEAAVVFVRGIIAFLTLLIFTRILGKQQVSELTFFDYIHGITIGSIAATLTTDLSSRAWPHWVGLATWTAAVWFLQWITLHSRGVAKYINGEPVILIKNGQIMEKNLKKMRFTIDDLLTQLRHQQIFDLKVVEFAILETDGKISVLKKSQYAAVTPDDLKIPTKYQGISTELIYDGTVIDANLKQVNLDRNWLDQQLKAQGINSPREVALALLNTEGELYVSQYQQTRRQATGFQEPNTNNE, from the coding sequence TTGAACGAAGCAGCCGTTGTCTTTGTACGGGGAATTATTGCCTTTCTTACCCTTCTCATCTTCACCCGCATCCTGGGGAAACAACAAGTCAGTGAATTAACCTTTTTTGACTATATCCACGGGATTACCATCGGCTCCATTGCCGCCACATTAACCACCGACCTCTCCAGCCGGGCGTGGCCCCATTGGGTTGGCCTGGCCACCTGGACCGCGGCCGTTTGGTTCCTCCAATGGATCACTTTACACTCCCGCGGGGTCGCCAAATATATCAACGGGGAACCGGTCATTCTCATCAAAAACGGACAGATTATGGAGAAAAACCTAAAGAAGATGCGGTTCACCATTGATGATCTCCTGACCCAGTTGCGGCACCAGCAAATCTTTGACTTAAAAGTAGTGGAATTTGCCATCCTGGAGACGGACGGGAAGATTTCGGTTTTGAAGAAGAGCCAATACGCGGCGGTAACTCCGGACGATTTAAAAATCCCCACAAAATACCAGGGGATCAGTACCGAACTGATTTACGACGGAACCGTGATCGACGCCAACCTTAAACAGGTTAACCTGGACCGGAACTGGTTGGACCAGCAATTAAAGGCGCAAGGCATCAATAGCCCGCGCGAGGTCGCCCTTGCCCTCTTAAACACCGAAGGCGAACTCTACGTCAGCCAATACCAACAGACGCGGCGACAAGCGACCGGATTCCAAGAACCGAACACAAACAATGAGTAG
- a CDS encoding DUF4363 family protein, protein MTKVIPSVILAIFILFMNSGTFFKKYGLTEPVPFYFQRIEQMITRGEWQEAAANLNRLESAWRRAVRLLQFSEERDEINNFQHSLARLKGYVAAEETGGALAALYELEETWADLGK, encoded by the coding sequence ATGACAAAAGTGATTCCCAGCGTAATCCTGGCCATTTTCATACTCTTTATGAACAGCGGAACCTTTTTCAAAAAATACGGGTTGACAGAGCCGGTGCCGTTCTATTTTCAGCGCATAGAGCAGATGATTACCCGCGGAGAATGGCAAGAAGCGGCGGCCAATTTAAACCGGCTTGAATCGGCCTGGCGCCGGGCGGTCCGTCTCCTCCAATTCAGTGAAGAACGGGACGAGATTAACAACTTCCAGCATAGCCTGGCCCGGTTGAAAGGATACGTGGCGGCCGAAGAGACCGGTGGCGCCCTGGCCGCCCTGTATGAGCTGGAGGAAACCTGGGCTGACTTGGGAAAATAA
- a CDS encoding polysaccharide deacetylase family protein: MINRFRSPLSIALALFFLAGVSLPAAASRTYQVQPGDTVFQIARWHGASPESIASHNQLNRAGYIIPGQVLFIPEPATLADEKLYTVQNNESLFTIAQKFQTNLSWLRQRNWLSADQIYTGQWLKVPAVTQPATGGNGNAYVWNIPALMARHPGKVFLQGATQRKQVALTFDDGPDLEYTPQILDLLAQFGVKATFFLKGANIAGREWVVTRMVREGHLVANHSYSHPDFRKLTTVQIVAEVTKTEGLVKRITGRETALLRPPYGEMTAEGLDRLVTAGYTMVNWSVDSKDWRADHQADQILANIMSQVKPGAIILMHSAGGSGQDLTPTVKALPALITNLQAMGYEIVPLTDLLPVAAYKPGV; the protein is encoded by the coding sequence ATGATCAACAGATTCCGCTCCCCCCTCAGCATAGCACTGGCGCTCTTTTTTCTGGCGGGAGTTTCTCTTCCAGCCGCGGCGTCCCGTACCTACCAGGTCCAGCCGGGCGATACGGTTTTTCAGATTGCCCGATGGCATGGGGCGAGCCCGGAAAGCATCGCCAGCCATAATCAGTTGAACCGGGCCGGTTATATCATCCCCGGACAAGTCCTCTTCATCCCGGAACCGGCGACTTTGGCCGATGAAAAACTTTATACGGTACAAAACAACGAAAGCCTCTTTACCATCGCCCAAAAGTTTCAGACCAATTTGTCATGGTTACGCCAGCGCAACTGGTTAAGCGCCGACCAAATATACACGGGACAATGGTTGAAGGTTCCGGCCGTAACCCAGCCCGCCACCGGCGGGAACGGAAACGCTTATGTCTGGAATATTCCCGCCCTGATGGCCCGCCACCCGGGAAAAGTTTTTCTCCAGGGCGCAACCCAACGCAAGCAGGTCGCCCTCACCTTTGACGACGGGCCGGATCTGGAGTACACCCCACAGATCCTGGATCTTCTTGCTCAATTTGGCGTCAAAGCCACTTTCTTCTTGAAGGGAGCCAATATTGCCGGTCGGGAATGGGTGGTCACCCGGATGGTCCGGGAAGGACATCTTGTCGCCAACCACTCCTATAGCCACCCCGATTTTCGGAAACTCACCACCGTGCAGATCGTGGCGGAAGTGACAAAGACGGAAGGGTTGGTCAAGAGGATCACCGGCCGGGAAACAGCTTTACTCCGGCCGCCCTATGGCGAAATGACCGCCGAAGGTCTGGACCGGCTGGTCACGGCCGGATACACCATGGTTAACTGGTCGGTGGATTCCAAAGACTGGCGGGCCGACCACCAGGCCGATCAAATTTTGGCCAATATCATGTCCCAGGTTAAACCGGGAGCGATTATCCTCATGCACTCGGCCGGCGGAAGCGGCCAGGACCTGACCCCCACCGTTAAGGCCCTCCCCGCGCTGATTACCAACTTGCAAGCCATGGGGTATGAGATTGTGCCGTTGACCGACCTCCTTCCGGTCGCCGCTTATAAACCGGGAGTATAA
- the mgrA gene encoding L-glyceraldehyde 3-phosphate reductase: protein MAYLPSEQRYDIMKYNRCGRSGLKLPAVALGLWHNFGGVTLFENSRAMIRRAFDLGITHFDLANNYGPPPGAAEENFGRILKLDLHGYRDELIISTKAGYWMWPGPYGDWGSKKYLVASLDQSLKRMGLEYVDIFYHHRPDPETPLEETMSALDLLVRQGKTLYVGLSNYDVETTKKALAILKELGTPCLIHQMSYSMFNRWPEDGLLSLLKAEGVGSIAYSPLAKGLLTDRYLNGIPADSRAASSSPFLNPQDITEDKIAKVRRLNELAKARGQSLAQMAVAWLLREGRLTSVLIGASKVSQIEDCVGALANLDFTPAELQQIEEILK from the coding sequence ATGGCGTACCTACCAAGCGAGCAGCGTTATGACATCATGAAATACAACCGCTGCGGACGGAGCGGACTGAAACTGCCGGCCGTCGCCTTGGGCTTATGGCACAACTTTGGCGGCGTCACCCTTTTCGAAAACAGCCGGGCCATGATCAGAAGGGCTTTTGACCTGGGTATCACCCATTTTGATCTGGCCAACAACTACGGTCCACCCCCGGGGGCGGCGGAAGAAAACTTTGGCCGCATTTTAAAACTGGATCTCCACGGGTACCGGGATGAATTGATTATCTCCACCAAAGCCGGATATTGGATGTGGCCCGGGCCTTACGGCGACTGGGGTTCCAAAAAATATCTCGTCGCCAGCCTTGACCAAAGTTTAAAGCGGATGGGCCTTGAGTACGTGGACATCTTCTACCATCACCGTCCCGATCCCGAAACCCCCCTGGAAGAAACCATGTCCGCCCTGGATTTGCTGGTGCGTCAAGGTAAAACCCTCTACGTCGGCCTCTCCAACTATGATGTGGAGACCACCAAAAAAGCGCTGGCAATCTTGAAAGAGCTGGGTACACCCTGCCTAATCCACCAGATGTCCTATTCCATGTTCAACCGCTGGCCGGAAGACGGCTTGTTGTCCCTCTTGAAGGCGGAGGGGGTGGGCAGTATCGCCTATTCACCGCTGGCCAAGGGGTTACTGACCGATCGTTATCTAAACGGCATTCCGGCCGATTCCCGGGCGGCCAGCAGCAGTCCCTTCCTTAACCCGCAGGACATCACCGAAGACAAAATCGCCAAGGTGCGCCGCTTAAATGAGCTGGCCAAGGCCCGTGGCCAGAGTCTGGCCCAGATGGCCGTCGCTTGGCTTTTGCGGGAAGGCCGGCTGACTTCGGTCCTAATCGGGGCCAGCAAAGTCAGCCAGATCGAGGACTGTGTCGGCGCCCTTGCCAACCTGGACTTTACCCCGGCGGAGCTGCAACAGATTGAAGAGATTCTGAAGTAA
- a CDS encoding M50 family metallopeptidase produces the protein MRRKILVLMAVFIGFCSLIYLYTFLHEGGHALVAMLGGGKVEEFVLGVNAHVRVSGTAFTPFWEALFHAAGVLLPVIILLMALLFYRPQIKKGFYHVFYIAIWLCITGSLWAWVVIPLVTLFATGPAYDDTIKFLRVTGFHPLIVASAAILMMGMLFLLAKKKGLFKKTGELMRSWKETRREGEGGPKFIFPSQPRFPPAHTGRPGRHRSLRPPRILSTGPGYAGSC, from the coding sequence ATGCGGCGAAAAATTCTCGTTTTAATGGCTGTATTCATTGGTTTTTGTTCACTGATTTACCTTTATACTTTTTTGCATGAAGGCGGCCACGCCCTCGTGGCGATGCTCGGGGGCGGAAAAGTAGAGGAATTTGTTTTAGGCGTGAATGCACATGTCCGTGTTTCCGGCACGGCTTTTACGCCTTTTTGGGAAGCCCTTTTTCATGCGGCCGGGGTGTTATTGCCGGTTATCATCCTGCTTATGGCGTTGCTTTTTTATCGCCCCCAAATAAAAAAAGGCTTTTATCACGTATTTTACATCGCAATCTGGCTCTGCATCACCGGCTCCCTGTGGGCCTGGGTTGTTATTCCGTTGGTTACGCTGTTTGCGACCGGCCCGGCATATGACGATACAATCAAATTCTTACGGGTTACCGGGTTCCACCCCCTGATTGTTGCTTCCGCGGCAATTCTGATGATGGGGATGCTGTTTTTATTGGCGAAGAAGAAAGGGCTTTTTAAGAAGACCGGAGAGCTTATGCGGAGTTGGAAAGAAACCCGTCGGGAAGGGGAAGGGGGGCCTAAGTTTATTTTCCCAAGTCAGCCCAGGTTTCCTCCAGCTCATACAGGGCGGCCAGGGCGCCACCGGTCTCTTCGGCCGCCACGTATCCTTTCAACCGGGCCAGGCTATGCTGGAAGTTGTTAA
- a CDS encoding FAD:protein FMN transferase: MKRLTLFFLTFVLLTTVGCRPKTTRYQAEFLGLFDTATTVIGYAESQEEFTALARKIQERLTRYHQLYDIYQDYEGLNNIKTINDHAGVAPVRVDPEIIALLRFAREQYFATGGAVNIAFGPVLKIWHDYRSRGIDDPEAAEVPPPGTARRGGTVYRA; the protein is encoded by the coding sequence ATGAAACGACTAACCCTTTTTTTCCTTACTTTTGTGCTGCTGACGACGGTCGGTTGTCGGCCCAAAACAACCAGATACCAGGCGGAGTTTTTGGGGCTGTTTGATACGGCGACCACCGTTATCGGCTACGCCGAAAGCCAGGAAGAATTTACCGCCCTCGCCCGGAAGATCCAGGAAAGGCTGACCAGATACCACCAGCTGTATGATATCTATCAAGACTATGAGGGCCTAAACAACATAAAAACCATCAATGACCATGCGGGCGTCGCCCCGGTCAGGGTGGACCCCGAGATCATTGCTCTCTTGCGTTTTGCGAGAGAGCAATATTTTGCCACCGGGGGCGCGGTAAATATTGCGTTCGGACCGGTGCTTAAGATCTGGCATGATTACCGGTCGCGGGGGATTGATGACCCGGAGGCGGCGGAAGTTCCCCCCCCGGGGACTGCTCGAAGAGGCGGCACGGTTTACCGCGCTTGA
- a CDS encoding thymidine kinase, translated as MLEVITGGMFAGKTDELIRRLERHSIAKRRVVLVKPDLDTRTTKVRTHNGKEFDSITVGSNDTATIEQIINQNEVIGFDEGEFFGEAVYRLLKAYEQKGTAKIFIVAGLDMDSDGEPFGIMPQLMAIASTVTKLHAVCENCFEPANISYSLVEKKAQVLVGGKDKYKALCWRCAAAEEKKKSQNT; from the coding sequence ATGTTAGAGGTAATTACCGGAGGTATGTTTGCCGGCAAAACCGACGAGTTGATCAGAAGACTCGAACGCCACTCGATTGCCAAGCGCCGTGTAGTACTGGTCAAACCGGACCTGGACACGCGGACAACCAAGGTCAGAACCCATAACGGCAAAGAATTTGATTCGATTACCGTCGGCAGTAACGATACGGCCACCATCGAACAGATTATCAATCAGAACGAAGTGATCGGCTTCGACGAAGGAGAGTTTTTTGGCGAAGCCGTCTACCGGTTACTCAAAGCCTACGAGCAGAAGGGCACGGCAAAGATCTTTATCGTCGCCGGTTTGGATATGGATTCGGATGGCGAGCCGTTCGGCATTATGCCCCAACTGATGGCAATCGCCAGTACAGTTACAAAGTTACATGCGGTCTGCGAAAACTGTTTTGAGCCCGCCAATATCAGCTATAGCCTGGTGGAGAAGAAAGCCCAGGTTTTGGTCGGCGGGAAAGATAAGTATAAGGCCTTGTGTTGGCGGTGCGCCGCGGCAGAAGAAAAGAAAAAGAGCCAGAACACCTAG
- a CDS encoding UbiA family prenyltransferase, whose product MDIGVATCRAERSEQPLIRRIFRYVEIKTKITSTFPFLMGLAYLYSSGYAIDPLRTVVFFLGMFCFDLTATMINNYCDTKKNRQTLPFPRPTAKVLLLLMFAVSVALGLYLVYLSDLVVLFLGALCFFFGVIYSFGPVPISHGPYGEIVSGFFYGLVIPGILFYINIPAGGLFSYALADGKLSLLVDLRAMIGLLMLSVVPFCLTANIMLANNICDVERDVAVRRYTLAYYLGRKGLWLFAALYYLAYLSVVAMVVLGFLSPLSLLLLLTLIPVQKNINLFLAKQDKDETFNVAVKNFLLVIIPHTVLIFLGGLLSAR is encoded by the coding sequence ATGGATATTGGTGTGGCGACTTGCCGTGCGGAAAGAAGCGAACAACCCTTAATCCGGAGGATATTCCGGTATGTCGAGATCAAGACCAAAATCACCAGCACTTTTCCGTTTCTGATGGGACTGGCCTATCTCTATTCCTCTGGCTATGCGATTGACCCGCTTAGGACGGTCGTTTTTTTCCTGGGCATGTTCTGCTTTGATCTGACGGCGACGATGATTAATAATTATTGCGACACGAAAAAGAACCGGCAGACCCTTCCTTTTCCGCGGCCCACCGCCAAAGTGCTCCTGCTTCTGATGTTTGCGGTCAGTGTCGCGTTGGGCCTATACCTTGTTTACCTGTCGGACCTGGTGGTTTTGTTCCTAGGCGCGCTTTGTTTCTTTTTCGGGGTCATATACTCCTTTGGACCGGTCCCCATTTCCCATGGCCCCTACGGGGAGATCGTTTCCGGCTTCTTTTACGGATTGGTCATTCCCGGAATCTTATTTTATATCAATATTCCCGCGGGCGGTCTCTTTTCTTATGCACTGGCGGATGGAAAACTCTCACTTCTGGTTGACCTCCGTGCCATGATCGGTCTCCTGATGTTGTCGGTTGTTCCGTTCTGCCTGACGGCCAACATCATGCTGGCCAACAATATCTGTGATGTGGAGCGCGATGTGGCGGTCCGCCGGTACACCCTGGCCTATTATCTTGGGAGGAAAGGGCTGTGGCTTTTCGCCGCCCTGTACTATCTCGCCTATCTTTCCGTGGTTGCCATGGTTGTGTTGGGGTTTCTTTCACCCCTCAGCTTGCTCCTGCTCCTGACGTTGATTCCCGTCCAAAAGAACATAAATCTGTTCTTGGCGAAGCAGGATAAAGATGAGACCTTCAATGTGGCGGTTAAAAACTTCCTCCTTGTGATCATTCCCCACACGGTCTTGATCTTTCTGGGTGGTTTGCTGTCGGCTCGATAA
- a CDS encoding polyprenyl synthetase family protein has translation MININKVNINKAHLTSINQPVPARDKLEFDQAIQRVEQEIRKLLQNAPPLIRPQTSHLARATGKGIRARSLLACAMDSDGLVTPGAVRAATAVELLHLATLIHDDIIDEADTRRGIEALHVKFGQKIAVLCGDYLFCLAFDLASSISPREADRNKVSVVLPSYFTEICLGEIREFSNTGNLDLNEGEYIRIISEKTAALFEASFHAGFLLSDEPAEVKDIYLTIGKEMGIIFQLTDDCLDFISSKKKVKKPVLTDCRRGVVTLPLIYAMQVDKTLRGKIEKGLTEQELKAAVLAAGGIEYTRAKIEERREKAEQLIAVLRSPGKRDRLEGLLKQAATV, from the coding sequence ATGATTAATATCAATAAAGTTAATATCAACAAAGCCCATTTGACATCGATTAACCAACCCGTTCCTGCCAGGGACAAACTGGAGTTTGACCAGGCTATACAACGGGTGGAGCAGGAGATCCGAAAACTTCTCCAAAATGCTCCGCCCCTGATCCGGCCTCAGACGTCCCACCTTGCCCGGGCGACCGGAAAAGGGATCCGTGCGCGGTCTTTACTTGCTTGCGCCATGGACAGTGACGGTCTGGTTACGCCTGGTGCGGTGCGGGCGGCCACTGCGGTTGAGCTGTTGCATCTGGCGACGCTTATTCATGACGACATCATTGATGAGGCCGACACCCGCCGGGGTATTGAGGCGTTGCATGTGAAATTTGGCCAGAAGATCGCCGTTCTCTGTGGGGATTATCTGTTCTGTCTGGCCTTTGACCTTGCTTCGTCGATTTCCCCGCGGGAAGCGGACCGGAATAAAGTGAGCGTCGTTTTGCCTTCTTACTTTACCGAGATCTGCCTTGGCGAAATCCGCGAATTCAGTAACACCGGGAATCTTGACCTTAACGAAGGCGAGTATATCCGGATCATCTCCGAAAAGACAGCTGCTCTGTTTGAGGCTTCTTTCCACGCCGGTTTCCTGCTCTCCGATGAACCGGCGGAAGTCAAGGACATTTACCTTACGATCGGTAAAGAAATGGGGATCATCTTTCAATTGACCGACGACTGCCTGGACTTTATCTCCTCGAAGAAAAAGGTAAAGAAACCGGTGCTCACTGATTGCCGGCGCGGGGTAGTGACGTTACCCCTCATTTATGCGATGCAGGTCGATAAAACGCTCCGGGGCAAGATCGAAAAAGGTTTGACGGAGCAGGAATTGAAAGCGGCCGTTTTGGCGGCCGGGGGGATCGAATATACCCGGGCGAAGATTGAGGAACGCCGGGAAAAAGCGGAGCAGCTTATCGCGGTGCTGCGCTCTCCGGGAAAGAGGGACCGTTTGGAAGGGCTGCTCAAGCAGGCTGCCACGGTGTAG
- a CDS encoding FAD:protein FMN transferase, whose protein sequence is MTRRRRKFPPRGLLEEAARFTALEGMIIDESASTVYLTEAGMRLDVGAVAKGYAVERVAQSLEAEGVSSLLLSVGGEYPGDRRQTGPRGGQALEDRD, encoded by the coding sequence ATGACCCGGAGGCGGCGGAAGTTCCCCCCCCGGGGACTGCTCGAAGAGGCGGCACGGTTTACCGCGCTTGAAGGAATGATCATTGACGAGTCCGCCTCAACGGTCTATCTTACCGAGGCGGGCATGCGCCTTGACGTTGGGGCGGTCGCCAAAGGGTACGCCGTGGAACGGGTCGCCCAGTCGCTGGAAGCGGAGGGGGTTTCTTCCCTCCTGCTCAGTGTGGGGGGGGAATATCCGGGCGATCGGCGGCAAACCGGACCGCGAGGGGGTCAAGCCCTGGAAGATCGGGATTAA
- a CDS encoding ABC transporter ATP-binding protein, translated as MSPKMKKFFSYYRPYLRIFALDMACAFTASGLSLAFPLLVRYIAAELFQPDGPVATASFLLITLVLVAMTVAEYYCNFFITYYGHVMGARMEADLRNELFAHLQKLSFSYYDNQKTGQIMSRITNDLFEITELYHHGPEDLLISAVKLVGSFIILITINPPLTLIVFSFIPPMFLFAYHYNRKMRQAFQKNRARVAAINAGIEDSISGVRVVKSFANEHLELEKFHRNNHLYLESKKDSYYYMARYHSGINAFSSMIYVAVVIAAAILIQIGKVSTLDLVTFLLYINAFLDPIKKLVNFGEQFQNGFSGFDRFYEILQIAPDIVDSREAVELTEVKGEIAFENVSFRYPGTTTNVLSHVNLKVAAGEYVALVGPSGVGKTTLCSLIPRFYEVTEGRITLDGIDIREIKLKSLRRKIGIVQQDVYLFAGTVLENIRYGKPEATVEEVITAAKKANAHDFIMALPEGYETNIGQRGVKLSGGQKQRLSIARVFLKDPPILIFDEATSALDNESEKVIQESMEALAKDRTTFVIAHRLSTIRNARRILVLAEDGIVEEGTHEELIARNGLYAQLYRLQFA; from the coding sequence ATGAGCCCAAAGATGAAAAAATTCTTCTCCTATTACCGGCCATACCTGCGGATTTTTGCCCTGGACATGGCTTGCGCCTTCACGGCGTCCGGGCTTAGTCTGGCTTTTCCTTTGCTTGTCCGCTATATTGCGGCCGAGCTGTTCCAGCCGGACGGACCGGTGGCGACCGCTTCTTTTTTGCTAATCACCCTGGTGCTGGTGGCGATGACCGTCGCCGAGTACTACTGTAACTTTTTTATCACTTATTACGGGCATGTGATGGGCGCCCGGATGGAAGCGGATCTGCGGAATGAACTTTTTGCCCATTTGCAGAAGTTGTCCTTTAGTTATTACGACAACCAGAAGACCGGCCAGATTATGTCCCGGATCACCAACGATCTCTTTGAGATCACCGAACTGTACCACCACGGTCCGGAGGATCTTTTGATCTCCGCCGTCAAACTGGTCGGTTCCTTTATCATTCTAATAACGATCAATCCACCCCTTACTTTAATTGTCTTTAGTTTCATCCCGCCGATGTTTCTCTTTGCCTACCATTACAACCGGAAAATGCGCCAGGCGTTCCAGAAAAACCGGGCGCGGGTGGCGGCGATTAACGCCGGGATTGAGGATAGCATCTCGGGGGTCAGGGTCGTTAAGTCCTTCGCCAACGAACACCTGGAGCTGGAGAAGTTTCACCGCAACAACCATCTCTACTTGGAGAGCAAGAAGGACAGTTATTATTACATGGCACGCTACCACAGTGGGATCAACGCTTTTAGTTCCATGATTTATGTGGCGGTGGTGATTGCGGCCGCCATCCTAATCCAGATCGGCAAGGTAAGTACGCTGGATCTGGTCACCTTTTTGCTGTACATCAACGCCTTTTTGGATCCCATCAAAAAACTGGTCAATTTCGGCGAACAGTTTCAAAACGGCTTTTCCGGGTTTGACCGTTTTTACGAGATCCTCCAGATTGCCCCCGATATTGTGGACAGCCGAGAGGCGGTCGAGCTTACCGAGGTGAAGGGGGAGATTGCCTTTGAGAATGTGTCCTTCCGTTACCCGGGGACGACGACCAATGTCCTTTCTCACGTCAATTTGAAAGTGGCGGCGGGGGAATACGTGGCTTTGGTGGGGCCGTCGGGGGTGGGCAAGACCACTTTGTGCAGTCTGATTCCCCGGTTTTACGAGGTGACGGAGGGCCGGATTACCCTGGACGGGATTGATATCAGGGAGATTAAACTGAAATCCCTCCGGCGGAAGATCGGCATTGTCCAACAGGATGTTTATCTCTTTGCTGGAACGGTCCTGGAGAATATCCGGTACGGGAAACCGGAGGCGACGGTGGAAGAGGTGATTACGGCGGCGAAAAAGGCCAACGCTCATGATTTTATCATGGCCTTGCCCGAGGGGTATGAGACCAACATCGGCCAGCGGGGTGTTAAGCTTTCCGGCGGGCAGAAACAGCGGCTCAGCATTGCCCGGGTCTTTTTGAAGGACCCGCCGATTCTCATCTTTGATGAAGCCACCTCCGCCTTGGATAACGAGAGCGAAAAAGTGATCCAGGAGTCCATGGAAGCCTTGGCCAAAGACCGGACCACTTTTGTGATCGCCCACCGGCTGTCCACGATCAGAAACGCCCGGCGTATTCTGGTCCTGGCCGAGGACGGGATTGTGGAAGAGGGAACCCATGAAGAGCTGATCGCGCGGAACGGACTCTACGCCCAGCTTTACCGGTTGCAGTTTGCCTGA